In Halobacterium noricense, the genomic stretch CGGCTAACTTGCTCGTTCGGAGCGCATACCCGTCCGGCACGTCGACGTCCGGCGGTCGTAGGCCGTCCGGCCACAGCAAGTAGCGCGTGTCCTCGCTCATGGGCGTGGCTCGGTGCTCGCAGTTGGAACGCGTTGCGGTGTGTGCTCGGGTCGGCGCCAGAGTAATCCGGATGGTCGCCGTTCGTACTGTCGTAACTGCGATGAGCACGGACACCGAACCAGCGGGGGTCGTCGAGGACGAGTCGTTCTTCCGGACGCTCGTCGAGCACGGCTCGGACGCCATCATCAGCATCGACGCGGATAGCACGATTCTGTTCGCGAATCGCTCGGTCGAGCGCGTGTTCGGCTACGAGCCCGCGGAACTCGTCGGCGAACCACTCACCGTGGTGATGCCCGAGCGCTTCCAGGGGGCCCACCACGCTGCCATCGCGGAGTACGTCGAAACGGGCGAGCGTACTCTCGACTGGAACGACATCGAACTCCCCGGCGAGCACAAGGACGGCCACGAGGTCCAGCTCTCGATTACGTTCGAGGAACACCAGTACGACGGCCAGCGCGTGTTCTCCGGCATCATGCGCGACGTCACGGACCGCGTGGAGCGCGAGCGCAAACTCGAACGACAGAACGAGCAACTGGAGCGGTTCGCGGGCATCCTCAGCCACGACCTCCGCGACCCGCTGAACACGGCGCGCGCACAGGTCGCGCTGGCGAAGAATGCCGACGACCCGACGGAGT encodes the following:
- a CDS encoding two-component system sensor histidine kinase NtrB produces the protein MSTDTEPAGVVEDESFFRTLVEHGSDAIISIDADSTILFANRSVERVFGYEPAELVGEPLTVVMPERFQGAHHAAIAEYVETGERTLDWNDIELPGEHKDGHEVQLSITFEEHQYDGQRVFSGIMRDVTDRVERERKLERQNEQLERFAGILSHDLRDPLNTARAQVALAKNADDPTEYLDELEHIHQRMGDLIEDVLTLTKQGHTVGEPEPVSPAAVAEEAWQNVGGPEATLHVEDIGVVQADRERLLSLFENLLGNAIRHAGDDVTVEVGPLSAGDGFYVADDGPGIPEADHADVFDYGFTTDDDGTGFGLNIVESIADAHGWTVSVTDSEAGGARFEFAGVRRSENGDAE